In the Sulfitobacter pacificus genome, one interval contains:
- the mobA gene encoding molybdenum cofactor guanylyltransferase MobA, producing MKQPLGVILAGGQATRMGGGDKGLLRLGGQSLLDHVINRLAPQVSELALNANGDPARFATLGLPVLADSVAGFAGPLAGVLAGLDWAAEQGAESIVTAAADTPFFPCDLVPQLLLHGEGMVHPLVLAATPDEKRGTARHPTFGLWPVALREDLRAALNDGLRKVVLWTEKHEGREAVFPQEQAFFNVNTPDDLAKAEEML from the coding sequence ATGAAACAGCCCCTTGGCGTTATTTTGGCTGGCGGGCAGGCAACCCGTATGGGCGGGGGCGACAAGGGGTTGCTGCGCCTTGGCGGGCAAAGCCTGTTGGATCATGTGATCAACCGGCTTGCGCCGCAGGTGTCGGAGTTGGCGCTGAATGCCAATGGGGATCCGGCGCGGTTCGCGACATTGGGGCTGCCGGTTCTGGCCGATTCCGTTGCCGGGTTTGCCGGACCATTGGCCGGTGTGCTGGCTGGTCTGGACTGGGCAGCAGAGCAGGGGGCAGAGAGCATTGTAACGGCGGCGGCGGATACGCCGTTTTTTCCCTGTGATCTGGTGCCACAGCTTTTGCTGCATGGTGAAGGGATGGTGCATCCTTTGGTGCTGGCCGCCACCCCTGATGAGAAACGCGGCACCGCCCGCCATCCGACCTTTGGCTTATGGCCTGTGGCGCTGCGCGAGGATCTGCGTGCGGCATTGAACGATGGTCTGCGCAAAGTGGTGTTGTGGACCGAAAAACACGAAGGGCGCGAGGCAGTGTTCCCGCAGGAGCAAGCGTTTTTCAATGTGAACACACCGGATGATCTGGCAAAGGCAGAGGAGATGTTATGA
- a CDS encoding MBL fold metallo-hydrolase, whose amino-acid sequence MADVAPAGLRYPFDTPPAHGTEAIEVAPGVLWLRMPLPMKLDHVNIYAFDEGDSWTIIDTGFASKKSKEIWTEALAGPLGGKPVSRVVVTHHHPDHIGLAGWFQTQHGAELVTTRTAWLTARMLTLDEQAVSPEETLAFYKLSGMDPVMLEKRRADRPFNFCDIVSPLPLGFTRIKQDDCIQIGGRMWDVHMGNGHAPEHATFWSRDDNLVIAGDQILSSISPNVGVYPTEPMADPIGEWLEACERLAPLARADHLVLGGHKLPFTGLPKRMEQLIENHHGALERLLAYIDTPKSASQCFSPLFKRKIGEAEYGLALVEAVAHLSHLYQSGLATRELRAEDGAWVYQSKG is encoded by the coding sequence ATGGCGGATGTTGCACCGGCAGGTCTGCGGTATCCCTTTGACACGCCACCGGCCCATGGCACGGAAGCGATCGAAGTTGCGCCTGGTGTCTTATGGCTGCGCATGCCGCTGCCGATGAAGCTGGATCACGTCAACATCTATGCTTTTGATGAAGGCGATAGCTGGACAATCATCGACACTGGGTTCGCCTCAAAGAAATCCAAGGAGATCTGGACCGAAGCGCTGGCCGGTCCGTTGGGTGGCAAGCCGGTCAGCCGTGTTGTGGTGACACACCACCATCCTGATCACATCGGGCTTGCCGGTTGGTTTCAGACGCAGCATGGGGCCGAACTGGTCACCACCCGTACCGCATGGCTGACTGCGCGGATGCTGACGCTGGACGAACAAGCGGTGTCGCCGGAAGAAACTTTGGCGTTTTACAAGCTTTCGGGGATGGACCCTGTGATGCTGGAAAAACGCCGTGCGGACCGGCCCTTTAACTTCTGCGATATCGTTAGCCCTTTGCCACTGGGCTTCACCCGGATCAAACAGGATGACTGCATCCAGATTGGCGGGCGCATGTGGGACGTCCACATGGGCAACGGCCACGCGCCCGAACATGCAACATTCTGGAGCAGGGACGACAATCTGGTGATCGCGGGGGATCAGATCCTGTCCTCGATCAGCCCCAATGTCGGGGTCTATCCAACGGAGCCGATGGCGGATCCGATTGGTGAGTGGCTGGAGGCTTGTGAGCGGCTGGCCCCGCTGGCGCGGGCGGATCATCTGGTGCTGGGCGGGCATAAACTGCCGTTCACCGGCCTGCCCAAGCGGATGGAACAGTTGATCGAGAACCACCATGGGGCGCTGGAACGGCTACTTGCATATATCGACACGCCGAAATCCGCATCACAGTGTTTTTCACCTTTGTTCAAAAGAAAGATAGGTGAGGCGGAATACGGCCTCGCCTTGGTTGAAGCGGTTGCGCATTTGAGCCACCTTTATCAAAGCGGCCTTGCCACGCGCGAATTGCGCGCGGAAGATGGGGCGTGGGTGTATCAAAGCAAAGGGTAA
- a CDS encoding AzlC family ABC transporter permease: MTTTTVKTAFLKGLADGAPFILVIIPFASLFGLIATEAGLSVLESLVFSLVVIAGAAQFTALQLLQEEAPTVIVLTSALAVNLRMAMYSASLTPYIGSAPLWQRAFAAYLTVDQSYVVAISEFEKNPQMTVPQRVAYFFGAVTPVAPLWYIFTVVGALVGTQVPDSWALDFAIPITFLAMIAPMFRTLPHVLAAFVAVVVSLLASGVPYSMGVIIGGLAGMLAGAALEKRLAQKGAGND, from the coding sequence ATGACCACCACCACCGTGAAAACAGCCTTTTTAAAAGGTCTCGCTGACGGCGCACCATTTATTCTGGTGATCATTCCTTTTGCATCCTTGTTTGGCCTGATCGCAACCGAGGCCGGGCTAAGCGTTTTGGAATCATTGGTGTTTTCGCTTGTCGTCATCGCCGGGGCCGCACAGTTTACCGCCCTGCAATTGCTGCAAGAAGAAGCACCGACAGTGATCGTGCTGACATCTGCCTTGGCCGTGAATCTACGGATGGCGATGTACTCGGCTTCCCTCACCCCTTACATCGGGTCGGCCCCCCTCTGGCAGCGGGCCTTTGCCGCCTATCTGACGGTTGATCAATCTTATGTGGTCGCCATTTCCGAGTTCGAAAAAAACCCACAGATGACGGTGCCCCAGCGGGTTGCCTATTTCTTTGGCGCGGTCACGCCGGTGGCACCGTTATGGTACATATTTACCGTTGTCGGGGCTCTGGTCGGCACTCAGGTGCCGGACAGCTGGGCGCTCGATTTTGCGATTCCCATCACTTTTCTAGCGATGATTGCCCCGATGTTTCGCACATTACCCCATGTTCTGGCCGCTTTTGTTGCGGTGGTGGTCAGCTTGTTGGCCTCTGGTGTGCCCTACTCCATGGGGGTGATCATTGGCGGGCTTGCTGGCATGCTGGCCGGTGCCGCGCTTGAGAAACGTCTTGCACAGAAAGGGGCCGGTAATGATTGA
- a CDS encoding DUF6173 family protein — protein MDDQIKTAAEAVESDALPRCHEVHADPDQRKASAENLPKSVKEEPVAKKSPAQWAYERTVLYLKNFEEQLDNEHEVAMGFVGGDAGVLRIEGMGYFDPDIVTFYGTDPAGGRTQLVQHVSQLSVMLRALPKAKEGDAPNRIGFRLVEDLEKSQDKVS, from the coding sequence ATGGATGACCAGATCAAAACAGCGGCAGAAGCGGTGGAAAGTGACGCTTTGCCACGCTGCCACGAGGTACATGCAGATCCTGATCAACGCAAAGCCAGCGCAGAGAACTTGCCCAAATCGGTCAAGGAAGAACCCGTTGCGAAAAAGAGCCCGGCACAATGGGCCTATGAGCGCACGGTGCTCTATCTAAAGAACTTTGAAGAGCAGCTGGACAATGAACATGAGGTTGCCATGGGGTTTGTCGGTGGCGACGCAGGCGTGCTGCGTATTGAAGGGATGGGGTATTTTGATCCTGATATCGTGACATTTTACGGCACTGATCCTGCTGGCGGGCGGACCCAATTGGTGCAGCATGTCAGCCAGCTTAGCGTGATGTTGCGGGCCTTGCCCAAGGCGAAAGAGGGTGACGCCCCGAATCGCATTGGTTTCCGGCTGGTTGAGGATCTGGAAAAGTCGCAGGACAAGGTCAGCTGA
- a CDS encoding AzlD domain-containing protein, which yields MIDKTTLWIVIIGLGVGSFLLRFAFTGFVGDRQMPAWLLRHLRYTAVAVLPALVAPQVLWPSATGGEPDPARLAAAAAALAVGLITKNVLGAMMAGGVTLYGMLYLLG from the coding sequence ATGATTGATAAAACCACTTTGTGGATTGTGATCATCGGCCTGGGCGTGGGCAGTTTCCTGCTGCGCTTTGCCTTTACCGGTTTTGTCGGCGATCGTCAGATGCCCGCATGGTTGCTACGGCATCTGCGGTATACCGCAGTGGCTGTACTGCCCGCACTTGTCGCCCCGCAGGTGCTATGGCCCTCGGCAACGGGGGGAGAACCTGATCCCGCGCGCCTTGCCGCCGCGGCGGCGGCACTGGCTGTGGGGTTGATCACCAAAAACGTTTTGGGGGCCATGATGGCGGGTGGTGTCACCCTTTACGGCATGTTGTATCTACTGGGTTGA
- a CDS encoding aa3-type cytochrome c oxidase subunit IV, with translation MAEHEHGSMDYSEQQKMFDGFMSFVTKSVIAIIVLLVLMAIFAT, from the coding sequence ATGGCCGAACATGAACATGGCTCAATGGATTACAGCGAACAGCAGAAGATGTTTGATGGATTCATGTCCTTTGTCACCAAGAGCGTTATCGCAATCATTGTGTTGCTGGTCCTGATGGCGATCTTCGCGACATAA
- the fdhD gene encoding formate dehydrogenase accessory sulfurtransferase FdhD, whose product MQLAQDPDVTDYLIAPDPKAVRLTRAVRGMDHEGRETTLNVVEERPLTIFLNAQEIVTAMTIGDYPEYLALGFLRNQGMLRADDEITRVDYDEELETVVVRTGRATDYEDKMRRKTRTSGCAVGTVFGDMMEGLEGVNLPQMPVRSSWLYALSAKINRTPSLYLEAGAIHGTVLCESDKPLVYMEDVGRHNAVDKIAGWMLSEGVSAADKILYTTGRLTSEMVIKTAMMGIPVLASRSGFTAWGVEIAQQVGLTLIGRMKGKRFVCLSGEDRLIRDADPALIVDEPKRSGRKGAV is encoded by the coding sequence ATACAATTGGCCCAAGACCCTGATGTCACCGATTATTTGATCGCACCTGATCCAAAGGCGGTGCGCCTGACCCGTGCGGTGCGCGGTATGGACCATGAGGGGCGGGAAACGACCCTGAATGTGGTTGAGGAACGCCCGTTGACGATCTTTCTGAATGCGCAGGAAATCGTAACTGCAATGACGATTGGCGACTATCCCGAATACCTCGCGCTGGGGTTTCTGCGCAATCAGGGGATGTTGCGTGCGGATGATGAAATTACCCGCGTCGATTACGATGAAGAACTGGAAACCGTGGTGGTGCGGACGGGGCGCGCCACTGATTATGAAGATAAGATGCGGCGTAAAACACGTACGTCGGGCTGCGCGGTCGGCACGGTTTTTGGTGATATGATGGAGGGGCTGGAAGGTGTGAACCTACCACAAATGCCAGTGCGCAGTTCGTGGCTTTATGCCCTGTCGGCCAAGATCAACCGCACGCCATCGCTGTATCTTGAGGCGGGTGCGATCCATGGCACGGTGCTGTGCGAATCTGACAAGCCTTTGGTTTATATGGAAGATGTCGGGCGGCACAATGCGGTTGATAAAATCGCCGGCTGGATGCTGTCCGAAGGTGTGAGCGCAGCGGACAAGATCCTCTATACCACCGGGCGTCTGACTTCTGAGATGGTGATCAAGACGGCGATGATGGGAATTCCTGTGCTGGCCTCGCGCTCTGGCTTTACCGCCTGGGGTGTTGAGATTGCGCAGCAGGTGGGGTTGACATTAATTGGCCGGATGAAAGGTAAGCGCTTTGTCTGTCTAAGTGGCGAGGATCGGTTGATCCGGGATGCGGATCCTGCGTTGATCGTGGATGAACCAAAGCGGTCCGGCCGCAAGGGGGCGGTATGA